A stretch of DNA from Cannabis sativa cultivar Pink pepper isolate KNU-18-1 chromosome X, ASM2916894v1, whole genome shotgun sequence:
AGATACAAAATTTAGTATAGTATATTACTTATAAGTGACAGCCTAAAATCTTTTTAACCCAAAGTATAGGACTCTTGAAAGGGCATTAGAacaatttttaaatgtaatccAACATAAAACAAAACTCTAGAAGAATTCAAGAAATGTAAACTCAAATGGTAAGAAAACAAGTTGCACAATCTaaaaaataaggcaaaatactaACACTCTGACCATTTCATAGTTTCATTTTCTCCCTTCCCTATGCTGAAAGATGTGCAGATAAGTTTTCCACATAATCACTAGAGAACAACTTATTCACCAATGTCTgatgttaaataataaatttactaAGGGACTAAACAAGAGTCTATTAATTGGACTAGGGCATGGTACATGTTGATTGATTGTTTTCAAGAGCAAACTAAAATGATATTCCACAATCCACATGTTACTTCCAATACTCTCAGAAATGAAAGTGAAGCTTCATTAAACAAACAACTAGTTTAAGAAACTCAGATCCATGTCAAACATTCAGTATTTTAAGCATATAATTTCCTGTTATGTCTGCAAACTATGTGGCCCATACAACTAATAACAGAACACATAAGGTTAAAACACATAGAAATAGTAGCTGAATAAATACAAATCTAATTGCAAATTCCATTGTAAACTTCACCTACTGTGTCAAGTGGTAAGCAGAGTATAGTAGCAGTGATGCCAGCTGCAGCACCAGCAATGAATCTCTCAAAATTTGTGGTCTCCTCATTCCCAGAAAATTTGAGCAATTGCTTTCTGTAAGTATCGTAAGCATAAAAGTTGACTGCTTTAAATGGAGCAGTACGAAGAATGTTAACGAGATTTCCTTTCCAAAAGCCTCTCACACCTTGAGAAGCAGCTATTGTTCTGACGAGGTCAAATAGATTCTTCTGCTCACCACGAACTATATATTCCAGCTTTAGTCTCTCAAGTGGGGCGACAAAAGTTCTGAAACAAAAATATTCACAATCTTTTCAAATACGAAGTGATACCAATTATGAAAACGATATCAAGAATCATCAATAGAAAATCTTAGCTTCAAATCTCAAACAGGAAAATTTCACTGAATTGACCTCAATTTTGACATTTTCCTTTTACAGTAGGCTAGTAAAGAACATATATACCTGGAAACCATAGCTGCAATAGCACCAGCCCATAAATGCTTGGTGGTGTTCATGGCAGCTCCTCCCCGAACCCTAATTTTCTCCTCCTTCTTCCTTTCCTCGACCACTGCTTCCTCAGAACCCTCATATCCGCTCTGAACCAAACACCTCTTCGTTTCCCGAACAATCCCGTCGCTTCTCAAGCTCACCGAAGAAAACCTTCCTCCGACCACCACTTTAGGTCGACAAGCCGACGAAGAAACAGACCCAGAAACCCCAATCGAAGCTGAACACTGTCTTTCCTCCTCCGCCACCATTGTCAGCGAACCAAGAAGAAATTTAGAAACCGTGGGCTCGAGAAACAAGCCACCGTTAACAAAGAAACTCGAAttcgaagaaaaagaaaatggagGCGCCACCTGAGAGTGTGGCCCTCCATTAGAGTAAGCAAGCTCggaacctaccattttgaagaGTCGAAAGAAGAGGTTTAAAATGAAATCAAGATTGGAGGGTTTGATATGAGCATATAGAGAAGTTTTGGAGAATAATGGGAAGGGAATCTAAATTGGAAGAAAGAGATACAAGGTGGGGTGAAAATGGTGGAGGGTTGTGGAGCTTTGCTTCCATCGCCATagataacatgtattttttttttttggttcttGGTGAGTTCCCTCCCTACTCCCTAGTGATAGTGAGTTTTGGTACTTTGtgaaaaatcattttttttattttaattttatatctcTCTGGCTGCCTCAACAACGGACCTCACCTCACCTCCATTATCATACTTCTCTTGACTGTTGTctgttgtttgtttgttgggCGCCTCTTCTTCCCTTCTATcctaaaattaatcaattaattaatacgTAACATTcaaccaaaaaaataattaattaatagtaaTCATACCCAAATCATTCTCCTAACTGAACTGGTTTGTTTTGAC
This window harbors:
- the LOC115699214 gene encoding probable mitochondrial adenine nucleotide transporter BTL3; this translates as MVGSELAYSNGGPHSQVAPPFSFSSNSSFFVNGGLFLEPTVSKFLLGSLTMVAEEERQCSASIGVSGSVSSSACRPKVVVGGRFSSVSLRSDGIVRETKRCLVQSGYEGSEEAVVEERKKEEKIRVRGGAAMNTTKHLWAGAIAAMVSRTFVAPLERLKLEYIVRGEQKNLFDLVRTIAASQGVRGFWKGNLVNILRTAPFKAVNFYAYDTYRKQLLKFSGNEETTNFERFIAGAAAGITATILCLPLDTIRTKMVAPGGEALGGVIGAFRYMIQTEGFFSLYKGLVPSILSMAPSGAVFYGVYDILKSAYLHSPEGRKRIHNMSQGQELNAFDQLELGPVRTLLYGAIAGACAEAATYPFEVVRRQLQLQVQATRLSALATCLKIVEHGGVPALYAGLIPSLLQVLPSASISYFVYEFMKIVLKVE